From a region of the Triticum aestivum cultivar Chinese Spring chromosome 7D, IWGSC CS RefSeq v2.1, whole genome shotgun sequence genome:
- the LOC123163946 gene encoding L-lactate dehydrogenase B-like yields the protein MSLMKEASSLSELGFDVDKGAGFFRQVPSSGHDGEMTPLQPCERLTKVSVIGAGNVGMAIAQTILTQGLADEIALVDAEADRVRGEMLDLQHAAAFLPRFRIVAGTDVLALTRGSDLVIITVPRETTAASRMDQLRRNVALLREVVPAVAEGSPESLLVVVSNPVDVLAYAAWKLSGFPSSRVIGSGTDLDSARLRCLLAEHLGVGAQDVQAYMVGAHGDGALALWSSVRVGGMPVLSYLQKTHSSFDAEALEGIRRAVVGGAREVIGLKGYTSWAIGYSVASLARSLLRDQRRVYPVSVLAKGFVPGDAHEVFLSLPARLGRRGVLGVAAELELTGHEESTLRRSAETLWGYCQALGL from the coding sequence ATGAGCCTGATGAAGGAGGCGTCCTCGCTGTCCGAGCTCGGCTTCGACGTCGACAAGGGCGCGGGCTTCTTCCGGCAGGTTCCGTCGTCCGGCCACGACGGGGAAATGACCCCGCTGCAGCCGTGTGAGCGGCTCACCAAGGTCTCTGTCATCGGCGCGGGCAACGTGGGCATGGCCATCGCGCAGACCATCCTCACGCAGGGCCTCGCCGACGAGATCGCGCTCGTGGACGCCGAGGCCGACAGGGTCCGCGGCGAGATGCTGGACCTGCAGCACGCCGCGGCGTTTCTCCCGCGCTTCCGCATCGTCGCCGGCACCGACGTCCTCGCGCTCACCAGGGGCTCCGACCTGGTCATCATCACGGTGCCCAGGGAGACGACGGCGGCGTCACGGATGGACCAGCTGAGGAGGAACGTGGCGCTGCTGAGGGAGGTCGTGCCGGCCGTGGCGGAGGGGTCGCCGGAGTCGCTGCTGGTGGTGGTGTCGAACCCGGTGGACGTGCTGGCGTACGCGGCGTGGAAGCTGTCGGGGTTCCCGTCCAGCCGCGTGATCGGTTCCGGCACGGACCTCGACTCCGCCAGGCTCCGGTGCCTCCTGGCCGAGCACCTCGGCGTGGGCGCGCAGGACGTGCAGGCGTACATGGTCGGCGCGCACGGAGACGGCGCGCTGGCGCTGTGGTCGAGCGTCCGCGTCGGCGGCATGCCGGTGCTGAGCTACCTCCAGAAGACCCACTCGTCGTTCGACGCGGAGGCCCTGGAGGGGATCCGGCGGGCAGTGGTGGGCGGCGCGCGCGAGGTGATCGGGCTCAAGGGGTACACGTCGTGGGCCATCGGCTACTCGGTGGCCAGCCTCGCCCGGTCGCTCCTCCGCGACCAGCGGCGCGTCTACCCGGTGTCGGTGCTCGCCAAGGGGTTCGTCCCCGGCGATGCCCACGAGGTCTTCCTTAGCCTCCCGGCCAGGCTCGGGCGCCGCGGCGTGCTCGGGGTCGCCGCGGAGCTGGAGCTCACCGGCCACGAAGAGAGCACCCTCCGCAGGTCC